CGGCTGGCAACTAGTGGGAGTggctgtatttttttttgaccgagtCTTTGACTAAGAATTACTCCTGTCGTGAAATAAAAATTTATATCATTGCattcgtattcaaaagtacttgtttCTAGTTATAATTTGTTCACATAAGTCATAAGACGATGTAGTAATCATTGGTCAAATGTTCGgtcaaaagaaacaatatgCGCCCTAATTTaagaaacggagagagtataatgcaattcttttcctttgttcttttttttttggcgcgAGCCCTTGTTCTTGCTCCCCTTCTATATCTTCTGCCTGAGAAATTGTAaacattttgtttgttctctTGCTTAGAACAGGTAGCCTTAGTACGTACTTAAGGATAAGCTTCGTTTAtaatcaaaattcaaaagcCAGGGAGACTCAACACTACTAGGTACACGAGCATGCCACAAATCACAAGATTCACTAACTGTTTCTAGCATGAGCGGCGAGCTCCCGCTAGCGACTTTGACCATCTTCAACGCCGGAAGTTATGCAACCCTGCGAGTCTCCGTGTAGCCGCACCGCAATAGCAGATCGACGGTCCGTCGTATCGACTGCGAAGTCTCTCTCTCCCTGGCCCCTGCCAATGGAAAGATACAGACCATCAAATATGCATATATTCTATAATGTTATTCAGATTTGGAAGTAATTTTATAGTTTTTCTCAGTCTTGCTCCCatatagagaaaaaaaaatcgcggTTATGGTTTTCCTCTCCGTCTACCGGCTTCCAAATGCACTGATGGCCGCGACGAGTCAGGggagcattttttttgcagccgGTTAATTGATACACGTCAAACATTTATTCATTCCAAGTAAACCATAGAATATATATGGGATttcatattatatatatatgtctaATTATTTTCTTCCTAATTTTACCGGCCCATCAATTCATACTGTACTAATTAGTAAACTGTGGAATATCGATACGTGCATAATTTTTAGATCAACTGATAGATGTTAATTCCccgcaaaataaataaaaataataattccttcccgcaaaataaataaaaatttaACTCCTTCcccacaaaataaaaaaaaattaattccTCCACgcaaaataaatgaaaaagaTTAATTCCTCCTCCGGTCCGGCCTTCTTAAATACTCCCCCaatcctccccttctcctcctcatctCGAACTCTATTAATTTTATCAAATTCATTCACAAGGCAGGGTAGCGCGGAGCCACCGATTCAGCACCATGAGGAccagcctcctcctcggcctcttcCTTGCTGCCGGCGCCTTCTTCGCCGTGGTCACGCCGGCCGTGGCGCTCGACGGGGCATGGCAACCAATCAATAACATCACCGACCCGTACGTCCAGAAGCTCGGCGCGtgggaggtggcggcgcacGGCAAGGTGGCCAACGACGGGCTCAAGTTCAGCAAAGTGGTGAGTGGCAAGGTGCAGATCGTGGCTGGCACGAACTACCGGCTTGGAGTCGACGCGCTCAGGCTCGATGGCAAGGTCGCCTTGTACAAGACGGTGGTATTCGATCAGAAATTGCCGACCAGCGAGACGCGCAAGCTCGTCTCCTTCGACCCGGCCAACTGAGCAATCGACAGTCATACAGCCGGACTGCAAACGCGTTCCTTTCCATGCTGGAAAACAATTTAGAATTATTTTTTGGATTTATATTTCGAATATGGAAACAAATATGATTTGTCTACTATTTGACCATATTCAATGTTACAGTGAAATATCAAAGAATTTTGTGGCTATGGTATCACAAACCACATTTGATGCCGATGTTCTCACATTACAACTCTTAAAACAGTTCTTCTCAAATAACTCGGTTCTGCCAGTTTAGCGGGTAGTGTTTTAGATATGCGTGGCTCAAATGTCATATGTCATGCCAGTGTTGGGCTTGATCCACCCGGCATGTTAACCCACTCCTTTTCTCCCCTTTCCCTTACCACCCAGCTCATTTCTATTCCGATTCTTAGGTGTGGGCCACACATGTCAGAAACGTTTTCAAATCCACTTAATTTGGGTTATTTGAGAAGAACTggcttaaaaaaaatgaaggggTTGGCTAGGAGAAACTAGCCAGCACACCAACCGTGTTGCAAGCCATGAGACTAGTGAGAAAATGAGTATTAAGTGTGGTCATGTGAAATTACTCTCAATGTTACCTATAGTTATTTCTTGTATAGAGTCTAGATAATTTCTCTAGACAGTGATTATCATCTCCAGATGTCAGAATGACCCCGTAAAAATTTACGGAAAAATTAAGGTCAAGAATTGATCTCAAATTAACTGATACTCTCTCTATTTCACAAAgattggcgtattttgtttcgttatgATAAGACTTTGATCAAGAATtacactattaatatgtaacctATATGATACAGAATCATGATTATTAtaaagaacttttaaagacgaatctattgatataaatttcatgtatgtaaaTGTTAGAACCTAGAAATCGTCTAGGTGTAGATCTAGCCGGTAGAAGCTATTCTATGATTCAGGTTGGGATACTGGTatgggagcgagagagagatagGAGTACCTTCTCCTTGGCTGGACGAAGAGCTTGACGGCGCTGCCAtgtcgacggcgagggagagacGGCGGGACGACAGCGTGGACGGAGCTTCCCGTCGCCTCTGCGCAAAGCCCTAGATAAGTAGGGTGTGTTCGGTGGGGTTGGTGGCAACGCAGACGAACCTCGTAGTGCAtgccccgccccccccccctctttATATAGCGCAGCGCGACAGGGGCCcgccaaccatattgggttgggcgcCCCCGATCAGGGCGCGTCAGATCTAGGCCCGGtgggccgttgggcccacacggTAGGAGATCACTCTAACATTCTCCCTCTTGATctcaacttttcttttgactGTATATTTTTTACTTTACTCGTTTCACCACCGATTAGTATGTAGAGCATGCTTCATCGTCTCAGCTCAATTGCCGATAGAATCAGACAGCTACAACATACCTTTCCATGTTGAAACAAATTCTGTTCTTTTCGGGCCATTCTTTATCCAGGAATTATAGGCTTTTCCTAAAACCCAAAccggctaagtgttccttgaaCACACTGGGTGGTAGGCCTTTCGTAAGCGGATCCACAAGCATATTCTTTGTCTTTATATGCTCGAAACTTATAGTGTGATCCTGAGTTTTAtctttcacaacataatactttATCTCTATTGATTTGGTAGTATTACTCGACTTGTTGTTGTGAGTATAAAACACTGCGGGCTGATTGTCGCAATACATCTTTAGTGGTTTGTCGATACAATCCACTACTTTCAAGTCGGGTATAAATTTCTTTAACCATATCGCCTGCCCCATGGCCTCATAACATGCTATAAATTCTGCATAAATCGTGGATGATGCAACTATTGATTGTTTGGAGCTTCTCCACGAAATCGCCCTGCCTGTGAGAGTGAATACATATCCTGACGTGGATTTTCTATCATCTTTACCTCCCTCAAAGTCTGCATCTGAATACCCTCTTATCTCTAGAGAATCAGATCTTCTATATGTTAGCATGAGGTCTTTTGTGCCTTGTGCATAACGCAATGCTTTCTTTACCATTTTCCAGTGATGTGTGCCtggattttcttgatatctacCGAGTACCCCGGTGATAAAACCTAAATCAGGGCGAGTGCACACTTGTGCATACTGTAGGCTTCCAACTGCGGAAGCATATGGAACCTCTTTCATTTGATCAATCTCATATTGACTTTTGGGACATTGAAATTTCCCGAAACTGTCGCCCTTGACTATAGGAGCAGGTGCGGCATTACTCGCATGCATATTGTATTTCTGTAGAATCTTTTCCAAATATGCCTTTTGCGATAGTCCTAGAACCCCATTTTTCCTATCTCGGTGAATTTCTATGCTCAAGACATATGACGCTTCaccaagatctttcatatcaaaatttgagaACAAAAACTTCTTTATTTTTAGTAGTAGATTGACATCGTTGCTAGCAAGCAAgatatcatccacatacaaAATTAGGAAAATGTATTTCCCACTTTTAAACTTTGCATAAACGCAGTTGTCCTCAACATTCTCTTTAAATCCAAATTTCTTAATAGTCTCATTAAACTTTAGATACCACTGTCTAGAGGCTTGCTTTAatccataaatggatttctttAGGCGGCATCCCATGTTTTCCTTGCCATCCATGATAAAACCCTTGGGTTGTTTCATGTAGACCTTTTCTTCTAAATCCCCATTTAGAAATGCCGTCTTTACATCCATCTGATGTAGCTCCAAATCAAAATGCGCCACTAGTGCCATTATAATTCTAAGGAATCTTTTCATGAGACTGGTGAAAATGTCTCATTGTAATCTACTCATTCTCTTTGTGTAAATCCTTTTGCCACGAGTCgtgctttgtatttttctatattcCCTCTAGAgtcatatttggttttgtagaCCCATTTACAGCCTACCGTATTGGCTCTTTTAGGAATTTTCTCCAAGTCTCAAACTTCGTTGGAACTCatcgatctcatctcatcttccATGGCCTCCAGCCACTTCGATGAGTGAGAACTACTCATGGCTTCTTCATATGAAGTGGGATCATTCTCCATATGAACTCTTTCTGTATTATAAACTTTATAATCTTTTGGAATGACTGACTTTTTAACTCTTTGAGACCTTCTAGGGGCCTCATTTTCTATCACGTTCTGTGTCTCTACATGTGAAAGACAACAATGGGTTGAGTCGGCTCCTGAAGGACAGGTTCCGGACCTTCACTCATTGTTGCCATGTGTGGAGTCGCAACAGGTCCCGGCACCACAATCTCAGGGATTGTCGGTGCGGCAACAACAGGTAGTGAAAAGAACGGCTCCTGAGTCATCAGATTAGGTGCATGCACCCTCTTCTCCTCAAGATCAACTTTCCGAGCTACCGTGCTCCCCCTCATCATTTCGTCCTCTAAGAAGATGTCGTGTCTCGTTTCCACAAAATTTGTGTATCTGTCTGGACAATAGAAacgaaaaccttttgatctttcAGGGTAGCCAATGAAATGGCAACTTACTGTCTTGGTATCCAACTTTGCAATATTTGGGTTAAATACTTTGGCCTCGGCTGGGCTCCCCCACACCCGCAGGTGTTGTAGAGAGGGCACTCTTCCTGTCCACAGCTCGTACGGTGTTTTGGGCACCGACTTGCTTGGCACTCTATTGAGAATGTGAATGGGGGTTTTTAATGCCTCCATCCACATTCCCAATGGTAATGTGGAATAACTCATCATACTGCGCACCATATCTATAAGGGTACGGTTACGCCTTTCAGCTACTCCATTTTGCTAAGGGTCGCTCGGCATTGAATACTGGGCAACTATTCCAGTCTCCTGTAGGAACCTTGCAAAAGGTCCAGGGACTTGGCCATATGGGGTGTGCGACCGTAGtactcccccccccctttcGGATCTTactatctttatctttttgtcaTGCTGATTTTGAACTTCAGCCTTGAGtattttaaatttatccaaCGCTTCTGACCTTTCTTTTATTGGATAAATGTAACCATAACAGGAGTAGTCGTCTGTGAATGGTTATGAACGAATCATAACCATCCAAACTTTTCACAGGAAATGGTCCACAAATGTCAGTGTGAATAATTTCGAGTGTGCTGGTGCTACGTATTGCACcctttttaatttgttttacaTACTTTCCTTTAATGCAATCTACGCATTGCTCTATTTCTGAGAACTCTAATGGAGGAAGAATTTCTGTTTTAACAAGTCTTTCTATTCTCCCCCTCGAAATATGGCCTAAACGACAGTGCCATAATTTCGATAATTCATTagtcctctttcttttcttttgtactttgtctGACGCGGCAACATGTTCATTCACTTTACACACAGAATGTACGTTTTCACGTATGGATAATAAATAAAGCTCATTGTGAAGGAAGTCAACACCCACACAATCATTATTAAACCATATGGCACACTTGGCATGTCCAAAATGACATTCATAATCAACTTTGTCCAAACGTGATACACTAATCAAGTTTCTGTGTAATGAAGGAACATAAAACACATCTCTAAGCAGGATCGTAAATCCATCGGGAAGCTCCAAGGAGATGTCGCCGAAAGCCTCTACGTCCGCTTGGACTCCATTTGCAACTTCAATGCATCTTTCGTTTCTTTGCATAGTCCGCGTCGAACGGAATCCCTGTAAagaatttgcaacatgaacaGTTGCCCCAGAGGTAATCAACCAAGTAGATTTTGAAAACTGTGTATACAGGGATTCATTTACAAAGGAAATGGAGTTTATACCATTCTTTGCCATGATTGACTTTAGCCATTTCGGTCAATTTTTCTTGTAATGCCCGGTCTTCTTGCAGTGGAGGCATGTGTCTTTGTCCACTGGAAGAGTCTTTTGCTGTTGCTGATGTTGCATGGAAGCTTTACCATGTGGCTTTGAAGGATAACTTTGATTTCCTTGAGCGAAGttgtttttcttattatcCCTCACATAGTTCAAGCAACTACCATATGAGGATTTAATTCTATCGTCCTCTTGCACACACATGGCTATAGTCTTTTCAATATCCCACCGTTCTGGttgcatattgtagttgaCAACAAAAGTGTCAAACTTTTTTGGCAATGAAGCCATAATGAGATGAACAAGCATTGCATGCTTAATCTCTAGATCAACATCCACGGGGTTCAACTTAGAAGCCATGTTGCTCATCCTAAGAATATGCTCTCTTATGCCATGTTCCCCTCCTGTGTACTTTTTTGTCACCAGCTACTTCAGCAGCTGGGTAGCATATGTCTTTGAAGAACCAGTAAACTGGCTCTTTATCTTTTCAAGATACTCTCCTACGGAAGCACACTCTGCAATTGAACCCACAATAGCGTGCTCAATTGTGTTCTTTATGAAAGCCATGCATTTTTTATTGGCGGTGAGCCACTTTTTGTTCTCGAGAGTGTATGACATATTAAATGGAGCAtactccttcttctttttctcccaagtatcatcatcattttttGCATTCCTGACTGGCTCTGTAAACTTTGGTGGCTGTGGAGTGTCAACCACCCAGTCCACCTCGGCACAAACAAAGGATGGGTCCACTTTCTTTCTCCACTCAGTGAAATTGTCACCCCTGAGGGTTGGTACATTCTTGAGACATCCCATCAAGTAGTACCCTCCTGAAATCACAATGACATGAGAAGATAACAACAATTGCATGCATTAATCCAACGTTGGTCAAAATTCATACATACAactgtttgtgcaatttaatctatatcaccgttgggcagaaaataaaattaaatgcACACTTTAACCATTAATCATGATCATACTATTAATGACGTTGgtcaagaaaaataacatgATCACAATTAACATAAATCACTTTTAATCATGTTCTTTGCATATTTAAACAACACTTTTAAACTATTAACAGCGGAAACTATGAACAAAAAATTATAACTTTATACTTTTCAGAAGCAATATTTTGCACTTTTCTATTTCCTAAAATAAACATCTTGTTGGTTTAGTTTGAATAGGACAAAAATTGTACCAAAATGTACAAAAACTGAGCATATACAGCAAAATAAATGCATATgtgaataaaaagaaaaacttttgAGCCCAAAACTGGCCCAAAACCACCGCCAGCCGCGCTTTTGAGCTCTGGCCGAACGCCAGCAACTGCCCACGCGGCCCACCTTTCTTTCGCGGCCCCACAGCAGCCCGTCAAGCGCCAGACTGCCAGGCTCATCTCAGCCGTTCATATGCATCGGACGGTCGCGCTTCTTTTTCCCTCACATAAAAAAtggccgaaaccctagccgcctgGAACCCTAGATTTCTTTTcccatcttctttctttctctggCGACCGCCCACCGGCGATGGTGAGGCCGAACACGTCGGCGAgcgccgcccctcctccttcccgccgCCCTCTGCTCTGTGCCGCCCACTATCTCTTCTCCACCAACTGTTCtttggcgacggcggcgggacgGAGGCTGTCGGCCGGAGCCGACCGCCGGCAAGCGACCCTTCTCCTTTCCCCCGCCTCCCTCTTCTTTCCGGCGAGCCGCAGCCTTTCCCGGCAAACGAAAAACCCGCCGGTCTGTACTTTCCCCGGCCGGCTCCGTCCCCGCCCTCTTGCAGGCGTGCGCGTGCACCCAACGGTGCGCACGTCGCCGTCAAGCGGCCGGTGGCCCTGCCACTGTCCGGGCGATGGCGACAGCGACCGgtggcgccatggccgaccgGCAGCCACCCTCCGGTGAGcttttagggttagggtttacctttttttctttcttttctttctttttcttcgttttcttttctttcctctttTCCGACGAGATCTACGTCTCTTAACagatgctctgataccaatgttAGAACCTAGAAATCGTCTAGGTGTAGATCTAGCCGGTCGATGCTATTCTGTGATTCAGGTTGGGATACGGGTATgggatagagagagagagagataggaGCACCTTCTCCTTGGCTGGACGAAGAGGTTGACGGCGCTGCCATGTCGACGGCGGGACGACGGCGTGGACGGACATTCCCGTCGCCTCTGCGCAAAGCCCTAGATCGGTAGGGTGTGTTCGGTGGGGTTGGTGGCAACGCAGACGAACCTCGCAGTGCGTGCCCCGGCCCCCACCACAGGGCCCcgccaaccatattgggttgggcgcGTCAGATCTAGGCCCGGtgggccgttgggcccacACCGTAGGAGATCCCTCTAACAGTAAAAACACattaatagagttatcatcggtcaaagtcttgtcttaacgaaataAAATATGCCAACCTATGTGAAATGGAAGGAGTACTAAATTGTACAAAGTGGATATATGTATCCAACTGATTTCTCTCTGCGACTAGCGATATCTATTTAAAGCCCAGTGCACACTATATATTCTCTCTTGGGCCATCACCGTAGAAACTACCGCCTTGAGTGATATCAAAGTTGCAAACCGCAGTGACCGATCCAAAGGCGTGTACCGTGTACGTAACCACGAAACCATCTGCGATGAGGACGTACAGCTTTCTCCCGGCCTGCTCCTCATTGTCGGCGTCGCCATGGTTTGTCCTGCTGTTATGTCCGCCGAGCAATTTCCTTGTTATCCGATCGGAGACGCCAAAAAACCTCATGTTCAGGAGCTTGGTGGGTGGGCGGTGACCGAGCATGTCAAGCAGTCGCATGACAAGATCAAGTTCAGCAAAGTGACGAACGGCGAGGAGCAGGTACGTCGTGACCGGCGTCAAGTTTCACCTCTTCCTCAACGTGATGAGCGGCGACGGTAAACGCACGCGGCACGCACTCTGGTCTCCTTCGCCCCAGTTGTTGTTTTGGATGTAATGACCGATTCTTAAGAGCAAGGGTAATAGTATTTTATTAAGCCTTTTATAGCTCATCAAATAGCTCGCATATATAACAGTCGGTCATAAGATGTTGTATTTTATTAGATTTGGGTGCACACTTCACTCGACTGTTAGCTTACTGCTCAGAGCAAGGGCAATAATAATAACCAGCTGCTGGCTTTAAGCTTTTTATAGTCCATCTAATAGCTAACATGTATAATAGTCATCTATAAGATGGtgtattttattaaatctggGCTCACATTTCACTCTACAAATAGCATAGGAGCTCGTGTTGTAGCTGTCTGTTAGCTTACAGCCCACTTCCTCTTCTTACTCATCCAACTAAGCACAAATATGATATTTAAATTCATGTAGTCACCTTATAGCCCACTATTATTGTTACTATAAGGATGGTGCAGATGTGTCGATTTTAAGCAATTAGCATGTAAAATATGAATTTTAAAATAAGCCTCCGGTTCATCTTCGGGCTCCTGAAACCACCCTGGGGATTGTGTAACTTCACTGAGCAAAGCTTTCCTCTGAGTTAGCCCGGATGCCATCTGTTTCCTATCGCACAATGCACAGCTGCTTCTCCTCTCCGCGTTCTCTAAAGGCACATCATTCAGCCCATATATACACAATGTGGGATGTGGCCCagttcaaaaataaaagaagccCAGTTCGAGAGGGAgaaattgatatcattgcaTCCGAATTGAAAATACACGTTTGTGGTTATTATTTGTATCACATAAATACACGTTGGTAGAATAACTCAGTCAAAGTAAACACAATACGTCTTATAGTGTGGAACGGATTGAGTAGTACTACATATACTTT
This is a stretch of genomic DNA from Brachypodium distachyon strain Bd21 chromosome 1, Brachypodium_distachyon_v3.0, whole genome shotgun sequence. It encodes these proteins:
- the LOC100843096 gene encoding putative cysteine proteinase inhibitor 7, translated to MRTSLLLGLFLAAGAFFAVVTPAVALDGAWQPINNITDPYVQKLGAWEVAAHGKVANDGLKFSKVVSGKVQIVAGTNYRLGVDALRLDGKVALYKTVVFDQKLPTSETRKLVSFDPAN